CCCGAAAAAGAGGGGGACGATCCCGAGGAGTACACGATCGCGCTCTCCGATTACAAGTTTGATCAAACGATCGCCGCGGACGTCTTCGCGAGACCCTCGACCTACGGCGTAACCTATCTCCCGAGTCCATTCTCCTTTGAAGACTGGATGTCGGTCATTACGACCTTTGCCGCAAAGCTCGGCTGAGGCGTGCGAAAGCGAAAAAAGAAAGCGGGAGCTCGGGCTCCCGCTTTTTCTTTTCAGCGGCTTTTCGCGGTTTTACTTTTTCTTCCAAGGCGTTTCTTTATCCGGTCAACCGTTCTCCTCCCGGTAGCGGTAATCGCGGTAGGACGGATCCTTTTTGCCGTTTTTTTCCGCAACAGGCGAACGACAAAGAATTTGGATTTCGCCGCGATGCCGACGCGGTGCGTTCGGTCGCGCTCGGTTTTCCTTTTTCGGGGAGAAGGGCGGGTTGCATTTTTCTTTCGTTCGCGCTATAATACGGGCAGGCGAAACGGCGCCGAAACGAAAACGAAGGGGGGCTTTTTCCGAAGCGAGGGCGTATGGGGCGAATAAGGAATAAATCGAACGTAATACTCTTAATCGTTCTTATCGTCGTCATCGCGGGGCTCGGGACGGGCGTGTTCTTTTTCGAAAGGGTCCCGCAGCGCGCCGCCGCGCGTCAGATCAATCGGGAACTCAGTCTTCCGTTTAAGCTGTTCGACAAGCCGAATTTCGACAATAAGCAGTACGGTTGTCTCGGCGGCGTCGGCGTGGTCTCCTATTTCGACCTTTCCTATCTGAACGAAGGAAACGAATCGATCCGCCGCGACGGAACGATGATGCTTTTGAACGGTCCGATCGTCTATTATAACGTAACGGCGTATCCGGATATGCTTTGCAAGTCGAAGCGGATCACTTATATCGAGTGTTCGGATCCCGCGTATCGCCTGTACGGGTGCTCCGTCGGAAACACCGCTGAGCAGTTCGACAAAGCGCTTTCCGCCGCGGGGTTCAGGGAAGTCGGATCCAACTTCTATAAGAAATCGGATATTTTTATCTCGCTGTTTCTCGACGGAAAGAAAAAGGTCGCCTATTACGTCATTCGCGCCGAAGTCGGGAATCTTTTGAATCTGCGAGCGTAAAGGAAGGGAATTACCCGAAAAAAGGTTGACTTGTTCGGGCGGGTTCGTTACAATGAAAACAACGATACTTTTAAGTCGATCCGGAGAGGTCGGCAAGGTCGATCATAGAGCGCATTTTGTGCGTTATTCCGTGCTATCCGTCTTGCCGTCTCGGCAAGACTTTTTTTACGGGGAGGGAGAGCGATGCGGAAAGTCAAGATCTTGGACAAAGAAACCGTTATGCGTTCGCTCGCGAGGATCACGCACGAGATCTTGGAGCGAAACGACGATGCTCTTTGCATCTTGGGCGTCAAGACCCGCGGCATTCGCCTTTCTCGCATTCTGACCGAAAACTTAAAGAAATTCGCGGGGTTGGACGTCCCTTGCGGCTATATCGACGCGACGATGTATCGCGATGATTTTACGCAGGAAGAAAAGCGTCGGAAGGTCGGCGAAAGCCTCGTCCCGTGCGACATCAACGGCAAGACGGTTTTGATCGTGGACGACGTTTTGTACACCGGAAGGACGGCGCGCGCCGCGATCGAAGCGGTTTTCGCGCTCGGTCGCCCCAAAGCGGTCCGACTCGCCGTTCTCGTGGACAGGGGTCACAGAGAGATCCCCGTTCGCCCCGATTTCGTCGGAAAGAACATTCCGACTTCGAGGCAGGAAAAGATCGCCGTCGTTATGGACGGAGAAGGTTCGGATTGCGGAGTCTTTATCGTAAACGACGCGGAGTAAGGGAGAAAGCGAAATGAAAAACGTAACGATTTTTAATCTTTCCGATCAAACGACCCTGCAAGCGATCTCCGCTTTTTGTTCCGATTTGAATCCCGAAAAAGAATATACGGTTTTTCCCGGTTTCTGCGACGTGCACGTCCATTTCAGAGAACCGGGTTTTTCTTATAAAGAGACGATCCGCACGGGGTCTCTCGCCGCCGCGCGCGGCGGATATACCGCGGTTTGCACGATGCCGAACCTGAACCCCGTTCCGGACGAGCCTTCCGCGCTGCGGGCGCAGCTCGAAATCATCGAAAGAGACGCGGTGATCCCCGTCTATCCCTACGCCGCGATCACGAAAGGGGAAAAAGGCGAAGTCCTTTCCGATATGGAAGGGCTTGCCGCGGACGCGATCGCTTTTTCGGACGACGGAAAGGGCGTGCAAAGCGAAGAGAGGATGCGCCGCGCGATGGAGAAAGCGAAGTCGCTCGGAAAGATCGTCGCCGCGCATTGCGAAGTGAACGAGCTTTTGAAAGGGGGCTATATCCACGACGGCGTCTACGCGAAAGCGCACGGGCATAAAGGGATCTCTTCCGCGAGCGAATTCGTCGAGATCGAGCGCGATCTGCGCCTCGCGAAGGAGACGGGCGCGGCGTTTCACGTCTGCCATATCTCGACGGCGGAGAGCGTCGCTTTGATCCGCGCCGCGAAAAAAGACGGGATCGACGTAACCTGCGAGACCGCGCCGCATTATCTCGTCCTCGACGAAAACGATCTTCAAGAGAGCGGAGATTTCAAGATGAATCCCCCGCTTCGCGGGAAAAAAGACAGAGAAGCGCTGATAGAGGGCGTCCTCGACGGAACGATCGATATGATCGCGACCGATCACGCGCCGCACGCCGCGAAAGAAAAGGCGAAAGGGCTTTCGGGAAGCGCGTTCGGAATCGTGGGATTGGAGACGGCGTTCCCCGTTCTCTATACCCGCCTCGTTAAAGAGGGCGTTTTGTCTCTCGAAAAACTCGTCGAGCTGATGGCGGTCAATCCCCGCAAGCGTTTCAAGATCGCGTCGGAAGGATTTTCCGTGTGGTCGCTTTCGGAAAAGGAAAAGATCGACCCCGCGAAATTTTTATCCAAGGGAAGGTCGACTCCCTTTGCGGGCGAAGAAGTTTTCGGCGTCAATTACCTGACCGTTTCGCGCGGTTCGGTTCGATATAAAAAACAATAAAACATAAGCTGTCAAAGGAGAAAAAGCTATGGCAAAAAGAACGGATATCAAAAAGATCTTAATCATCGGTTCGGGACCGATCGTCATCGGTCAAGCGGCGGAATTCGACTACGCGGGCACGCAGGCTTGCCTCGCTTTGAAGGAAGAGGGCTACGAGGTCGTCCTCGTAAACAGTAACCCCGCCACGATCATGACGGATACGCAGATCGCGGATAAGGTTTATATGGAGCCTTTGACCTTGGAATATATCGCGAAGATCCTGCGTTACGAGCGCCCGGACGCGATCGTCCCCGGGATCGGCGGGCAGACGGGTCTGAATATCGCGATGCAACTCGAAAAGAAAGGCGTCTTGAAAGAATGCCGCGTGGAACTCCTCGGAACGAGCAGCGAAAGCATTGAGCGCGCGGAAGACAGAGAACTTTTCAAAGAGATGTGCGAAAGCATCGGCGAGCCCGTCATTCCTTCCGAGATCACCTATGACGTGGACGCGGCGGCGGACGCAGCGGATAGGATCGGATACCCGGTCGTCCTGCGCCCGGCGTTCACCCTCGGCGGAACGGGCGGCGGCTTCGCGAATAACGAGACGGAGCTTCGCGAGATCGCGGCGAACGGATTCGCGCTTTCTCCCGTCCATCAAGTCCTCGTCGAAAAGAGCGTAAAGGGATATAAGGAGATCGAATTCGAAGTTATGCGCGATTCCGCGGATAACGCGATCACGATCTGCGGAATGGAAAACATCGACCCCGTCGGCGTCCATACGGGCGATTCGATCGTCGTCGCGCCGATCATGTCCTTAAACGAGCACGACCTCAAAATGCTTCAAGACAGCGCGATCAAGATTATTCGCGAGCTTAAAATCGCGGGCGGTTGCAACGTCCAATTCGCGCTGAATCCCAATTCTTCCGAATACTATTTGATCGAAGTCAACCCGAGAGTTTCGCGCTCGTCCGCGCTCGCTTCCAAGGCAAGCGGTTATCCGATTGCCCGCGTGACCGCGAAGATCGCCGTCGGTATGGAACTCAAAGATATTCCCGTCGCGGGAGGAACGGCGGCGACCGAACCTTCGCTCGATTACGTCGTCGCGAAATTCCCGCGTTTCCCCTTCGATAAATTTACGAACGCGAGCAATATCCTCGGCACGCAGATGAAAGCGACGGGCGAAGTCATGGGTATCGGCTCCACTCTTTCCGAATGCTTCTTGAAATCCATTCGCTCCCTCGAAACGGGCGTTTGCCACGTCCATCTCAAAAAGTTCGACGAGATGACGACCGAGGCGATCCTCGAATATCTCGGGAACTTCCGCGCGGACGGGATCTTCGCGGTCGCCGAAGCGCTTCGCCGCGGCGTCTCGATCGAGGAACTTTATAAGATCACGATGATCACGCCGCTCTTCCTCGAATGCGTAAAGTCCATCACGGAAATGGAAAAGATCCTGAAAGCGAAACCTTTTGATCTCGACGCGCTCAAAGCGGCGAAGACGATGGGCTTCTCGGATCAATATATCGCGAGCCTGTGGGGAACGGAGGAGATCAAGATCTATTCTCTCCGCAAGGAGAACGGATTTACGCCCGTCTTCCGCATGGTGGACACGCTTCACACGGGCAAGTATATCGCTTACCTCTATTCGACCTATCTGAACCTCTTGGATAAGACGGTCGAAAATCAATCCCGCTTGACCGACAAGAATAAACTCGTCGTCCTCGGCGCGGGACCGATCCGCATCGGGCAAGGCGTCGAATTCGACTATTCGACCGTACACGCCGTCCAGACCTTGAAGCGCGCGGGCTACGAAGCAATCATTATCAACAATAACCCCGAAACCGTTTCCACGGATTACACGACGGCGGATAAACTCTATTTCGAGCCGCTGACCCCCGAAGACGTTATGGCGATCCTCGATTTCGAGAAGCCCGAAGGCGTCATCGCTTCCCTCGGCGGACAAACCGCGATCAACCTCGCGGATCCCTTGAACGCCCGCGGGGTAAAGATCGTCGGAACGGATTGCGCGGCGATCGACAAAGCGGAGAACCGCGACCTCTTCGAGAAGCTTTTGAACGAACTCGATATTCCGCGCCCCGAAGGCACGGCGGTCACGAAGATCGAAGACGGCGTAAAAGCGGCGGCAAGGATCGGCTATCCCGTCCTCGTTCGCCCGAGCTTCGTCCTCGGCGGCAGAGCGATGCAGATCGTCGGCAACGAAAAGGCGCTTCGCCATTATTTGAAAACGGCGGTCGAGATCGACGAAGACAAGCCCGTCCTCGTGGATCGCTATATCGTCGGAAAAGAAGTCGAAGTGGACGCCGTTTGCGACGGAGTGGACGTCTTCGTCCCGGGAATTATGGAACTCGTCGAGAGGACGGGTATCCACTCGGGCGACAGCATCTCGGTCTATCCGACCTTCTCGATCTCGGATAAGGTCAAAGGGACGATCCTGCAATACGCGAAAAAGCTCGGTCTCGGCATCGGCATCAAGGGTCTTTATAATATTCAATTTATCGTGGATAAAGACGAAAAGGTCTATATCATCGAGGTCAACCCCCGTTCTTCGAGGACGGTACCTTTCCTTTCCAAATCGACGGGCTACTCCCTCGCGGATATTGCGACCGAAGTCATTATGGGCAAGAGCTTGAAAGAGCAGGGCATCTTCGGCATTTATCCCGAGGAGAAAAAACGCTATTACGTCAAAGTCCCCGTCTTCTCCTTCAATAAGATCAAGGGGCTGGACGCCTATCTCTCCCCCGAAATGAAATCCACGGGCGAAGCGATCGGTTACGACGACAAACTCAACCGCGCGCTCTTCAAAGCGTTGCAGGCGGCGGGAATGAAACTTCAAAACTACGGAACGGTCTTCGCGACGATCGCGGACGCGGATAAAGAGGAAGCGCTTCCCTTGATCCGCCGCTTCTATAACCTCGGCTTCAATATCGAGGCGACCTCCGGCACCGCGAAGTTCTTGAAGGAGAACGGGATCCGCACGCACGTCCTCAAAAAGATCAGCGAGGGTAGTTTGGCGATCCGTGATTCGATCCGCCAAGGGCATATCGCTTACGTTATCAACACTTCGTCCGTCGGCGCGGAAGGCGCGAAGCTCGACGGCGTCGAGATCCGCAAATACGCGACGGAAAGCAACGTTACGATGTTTACCTCGCTCGACACGGTCAAAGTCCTCCTCGACATCCTTGAAGAGACGACCCTGACGATCTCCACGATCAACGCGTAAGGAAAGAGAAATGAAGCAAGTTTTGTTGGAAGTCGAAAAGACCGAATCCCTTTGCGCGAACGTCTTCAAGACGGTTTTCCGCGGAGACGTTTCGGATATCCGCGCGCCGGGGCAGTTCGTAAACGTTCGCCTCGACGGCTTGTATCTTCGCCGTCCGATCTCGGTCTGCGATCTCGGAGAGGACGAATTGACGCTCGTCTATAAAGTCGTCGGGAAGGGAACCTTGAAGCTTTCGGAAGCGAAGAAGGGCGATCCGTTCGACGTCTTGACGGGGCTCGGCAACGGCTACGACCTTTCCTCGTCCGGAGAAAGCCCGCTTTTGATCGGCGGCGGCGTCGGCGTCCCGCCTCTTTACTATCTCGCGAAAAAGCTCATTGAGAAAGGCGCGCGCCCCTTCGTCGCGCTCGGATTCAACAAAAAGGAAGAAGTCTTTTTCGCGCGCGAATTCGAAGCGCTCGGCGCGGCGGTCAAAGTCGCGACCGTGGACGGAAGCCTCGGCGAAAAGGGCTTCGTCACGAATATCCTTCCCGAATCGTATTCCTACTTTTACGCCTGCGGGCCCGAACCGATGCTCAAAGCGGTTTATAAAGCCACGGCGACCGAGGGCGAACTTTCCTTCGAAGAAAGGATGGGGTGCGGTTTCGGCGCGTGTATGGGTTGCTCCTGCAAGACGCTTACGGGGAATAAGAGGATCTGCAAGGAAGGACCCGTTATGAAAAAGGGGGAGATCTTATGGTGAGCTGCGATTTGAGGACGGATCTTTGCGGGATCGGACTCGATAATCCCGTGATCCCCGCGAGCGGGACGTTCGGCTACGGCTACGAGTTCGCGGAACTGTACGACATCAATCTTCTCGGAACTTTCTCCTTTAAGGGGACGACGCTTTCCGAGCGGTTCGGCAATCCCACGCCGCGCATCGCGGAATGCGCGTCCGGTATGCTGAACGCGGTCGGGCTGCAAAACCCCGGCGTCCGAAAGGTCGTCTCGGAAGAACTTCCGAAACTCAAAAAAGTTTTTAACAAAAAGGTGATGGCGAACGTCAGCGGGTTCGGCGTCGAAGAGTACGTCGAGGTCTGTCGGATCCTCGACAAGGAAGAGCAGGTCGGTTGGCTCGAAGTAAACGTCTCCTGCCCGAACGTTCACGGCGGCGGGCTGAGCTTCGGGACCGATCCGAAGGTCGCGGCGGAAGTGACCCGCGAAGTGAAAAAGGTCACGACCAAACCCGTCATCATCAAACTTTCGCCCAACGTGACGGATATCACCGAGATCGCGAAAGCGGTCGAAGAAGCGGGCGCGGACGGCGTCTCTTTGATCAACACGCTCGTCGGAATGCGCCTCGATCTCCGTTCGCGGAAACCGATCCTGAAAAACGTGACGGGCGGGCTTTCGGGCCCCGCGGTCTTCCCGATCGCGCTCAATATGGTGTATAAGACGAGCCGCGCGGTGAAGATCCCCGTGGTCGGTATGGGCGGCGTTTCGAGCGCGGAAGACGTCCTCGAAATGATTCTCGCGGGGGCGACGGCGGTCGAAGTCGGCGCGGCGAACCTCGTGGATCCGTTCGCGTCGAAAAGAATCGTCGAGGATCTTCCGAAGGCGATGGAAAAATACGGAATTCGTTCCTTAAACGAAATAAGGGGGATGGCATAATGGCAAAAGACGTTATCATAGCTTGCGACTTTGACGGCGCGGAGAAAACGCTCGCGTTTTTGGATCTTTTCAAGGGGAGAAAACCCTTCGTCAAGATCGGGATGGAACTTTTCTATTCCGCAGGTCCCGAGATCGTTCGCGAGATCAAAAAAAGAGGGCACAAGGTGTTTTTGGATTTGAAACTGCACGATATTCCGAACACCGTAAAAAAGAGCATGGCGGTCCTTTCCTCGCTCGGCGCGGATATTTGCAATCTGCACGCTGCGGGAGCGACTGCGATGATGAAAGCCGCGATCGAGGGACTGACCCGCCCCGACGGAACGCGCCCGCTTCTGATCGCGGTCACGCAGCTGACCTCGACGGACGAAGAGACGATGCGCCGCGATCTCTTGATCGAAAAACCGATGGAAGAGGTCGTCCGTCATTACGCTTTGACGGCGAAGAACGCGGGGTTGGACGGCGTCGTCTGCTCGCCGCTCGAAGCTGCCGCCGTCCATAAATCGTGCGGCGAGACCTTCTTGACGGTGACCCCGGGCGTTCGCTTCGCGGACGGTGAAAAGGGCGATCAAAAGCGCGTAATGACCCCCGCGGAAGCGAGGAAAGCGGGCTCCGACTATATCGTTATGGGGCGCCCGATCACCGCGGCGGCGGATCCCGTGGCGGCGTATGAAAGAGCGATCAAAGAATTCTCAGAGGATTGAAAGGAGGAAATTATGGACATTTCGACACAAGTTGCCAAAGCGTTATTATCGGTCAAGGCGGTCTTCTTCCGCCCGAACGAACCCTTTATTTGGGCGAGCGGCATCAAAAGCCCCGTCTATTGCGATAACCGTCTGACCCTTTCCGCGCCCGAGATCCGTCTCATCGTGGAGAACGGGCTTGCGGAAACCGTAAAAAGAGAGTATCCCGAAGCGGAGATTCTGATGGGGACTTCGACCGCCGGCATCGCGCACGCCGCGATCACCGCGCACCTTTTGGGGCTTCCGATGGGGTACGTCCGCTCGGGAGCGAAGGATCACGGCAGACAAAACCGCATCGAAGGAAAGCTTGAAAAAGGGCAAAAGACCGTCGTCATCGAGGATTTGATCTCGACGGGCGGCAGCGTCATCGACACGGTCGAAGCGCTTCGAGAAGCGGGCGCGGACGTCCTCGGCGTCGCGAGTATCTTTACCTACGGAATGCAAAAAGGGCTGGATCGCTTGGCGGCGGCGAACGTCAAGAACGTCTCTTTGACGAATTTCGACGCGATCGCGAAGGTCGCCGCGGAAGAAGGCTATATCGGCGAGAGCGATATCGCGCGCTTGATCGCCTTCCGCAACAACCCGTCCGACGAAAGATGGATCCATTAAGGTAAGGTTATGAGAAGTCTGATCGATATTTGCGATTTTTCCCGTGAGGAGATCAACGAGTTGATCTCCGTCGCCACGGATATCATCGACCGCCCCGAAAAGTACGCGGAAGCCTGCAAGGGGAAAAAAATCGCGACCCTCTTTTTCGAGCCGTCCACGAGGACGCGCCTTTCGTTTGAAGCGGCGATGTATGAGCTCGGCGGAAACGTCCTGCCCGTCCCGGGAGAACAGCTGTCTTCGGCGGCGAAAGGGGAAAGCGTCGCGGACACCGTGCGCGTGATTTCGTCCTACGCCGATATCATCGCGATGCGCTCGCCCAAGGAAGGCGCGGCGTTCGTCGCGGCGGAAAGCGCGTTCGTCCCGATCATAAACGCGGGCGACGGCGGGCATTGCCACCCGACGCAGACTCTCGCGGATCTCTTTACGATCTATCGCGAAAAGGGATCCTTCGACAATCTGACCGTCGGTTTTTGCGGCGATTTGAAGTACGGCAGAACCGTCCATTCCCTGATCACCGCGCTTTCCCGCTATCAAAATATCAAGATCGTCCTGATCTCGCCCGAGGAACTTAAACTTCCGAATTACGTCAAGATCGGCGTAATCGAGAAGTCGGGAATGGCGTGTGAAGAGACGACCGATCTCGAAGGCGCGATCCCGTCGCTCGATATCCTCTATATGACGAGGATCCAGCAGGAGCGTTTCGACGATCGCGCGGAGTACGAGCGCTTGAAAGACGCCTACGTCCTGACGGCGGAAAAGATGAAAGCCGCGAAGAAGGACGCTTGCGTGATGCACCCGCTCCCGAGGGTAAACGAGATCAGCGTCAAGGTCGATTCCGACCCGCGCGCCTGCTATTTCAAGCAAGTCGAGAACGGAAAATATATCCGTATGGCGCTTATTCTGAAACTTTTGGAAGAGGTGAAAAAGAATCCCGTTCGGGAAGATCTTCTCGCGGGATTCGAAGTTTTCGAGGGAGAAACGCCTTGCGAGAACCCGCGCTGCATTTCTCGGACGGAGCAGGAGTTGCCGCGGCTTTTCAAGGTCGTCGATCGCGCGGCGAATATTTGCAGGTGCGTGTATTGCGAAAAACGCAAAAGATAGCGGGCGAGGATAAACGAGCGTCTGCTTTGTTTACGGATTTCGAATCGCGCAGTTGCGTATAAAGGAGTACGCGCCTGCGCGATTTTTCATCGAGCCTCAGAGCTGCGACCCTTCTCCGCGCCCGTTTACGGCGCGTAACGGAGAATTCATTTTTTAATATCAAAACACGCAGGAACGTGGGTTAAGGTACGCGCCTGCGTGTTTTTCCATGTCGCGCGTCCGCGCTCATTTCGACGTCTATGTGTCGCTCAGTTTCTTCTCGGCGGTTGTCCCTGCATACCTCCGCGACCACCGTCTCCGACGGAGCCTCCCGGGGCGCCCATTGCGCTGCTCGTCCCCGTCGTCGCGGTGAGCGTTACGCTTGCCGTTCCGTAGGAAAGAGTGTAGCTTCCCGCCGTCATCTCGGGCGTACTGATCAAGAGATTTTGGCAGTTTTTCCGAGCGACGAAGCTCAGGATCGTTTTCCCGGAGCCGTCTTTAAGCGTAACGGTTTCGCCCGCGGCGATCGAGACGTTCGCGGTGACTTTGTACTGCGTCGAACCGACGGGGTCCATCGATTCGCGGCAAGTCGTAAGGACGGTCCCGCCCGAAATCGTGGTTCCGGTTTCGCTGTCCAGCGCGGAATTTCCGCCGTTTTCGGGGCCGAACACCGTAACCGCTCCGCCTGCGATCAGGAGCTTTCCGTTGCTGTCCAAGCCGTCGCCTGAGCAAGTGACCGTGACTGTCCCGTTCGTGATCAAGATGGAATTCGCCACGTCTTTGAGATCCGCGTTCGCCGCGTTGATTCCGTCGTCCGTCGCGGTAACGCTTACGCTCCCGCCCGAGATTTCCACCGCCGCGCCTTCGATCCCTTCGTAAGACTTCGAGACGGTGATCGAACCGCCCGTGATCTTGACGAGGCGCTCGGCGTGGAGCCCGTCGTCGCCCGAAGAGACGCCGATCTCGCCGCCTTCGATCAAAAGATTTCCTTCGCTGTGGATCGCGTCGTCATTCGAATCGAGCGAGAAGACGCCGCCCGTTATGACGATCGCATAGCCCGCGTCGAAAGTCGCGGGATAGGCGGTCTCGGATCCGTCTTCGGCTTCGATAAAGATTCCGCTGACTTTGATCGCTTTCCCGTCCGCGGCGTCGGAACTTCTTTCCGTTACGGTCGTCGGCGCGCCGCCGTTCGTCCGGATCGTGATGAGATCGTCGCCGCCGTTCGCGATGTACAGACCGTTATTTGCGCAGATCCCGTCGTCCGTCGCCGTTAAAGTAAGCGAGGTGTGTTCGAGGTAAATGAATCCCGCCGTTTGATCCGCGGCGTAAGCGATGGCTTCCTCTTCCGTTTCGGGTTCGAGATCGGTTTTAATGGCGTCGTTCCCCGCCGTAACGGTGACGTTCGCGCCTTTCATAAGGATCGCGTTGTCCGCTTTGATCCCGTTTTTAACCGCCGTGACGCGAAGCGTCGCGTCCAAGACGGTCAGCGTGTCTTTGACTTTGATCCCGCTTGCGTCCTCTCCGATCGCGGTCACGGTCAGCGTCCCCGCGCCGTTTACGGTAAGCGAGCATTTTTTTGCTTGGATCGCCGCGCCGTCTCCGTCCGCCGCCGTGTCGCCCGCGCTGTCGGAGACCTCGTTGATCGTGCCGTCCGCGATCGTCAGAATCCTGAGGTCGCTCGATTGTTTAAAGACGATCGCCGCCGCGGTTTGCGAGTCCGTCGTCTTGATCGTCGCTCCGTTCAGGACGATGCGAACCGTGCCTTCGACGTTTTTCGCGACCTCGACCGCGCCGTTCAGCGTCCCGGAGAGGACGAAGGTTCCCGCGGTTTGAATGGTCAGGACGCTCTTTTTGAAAGCCGTTCCGTTCGGCGCGTTTTCCTCGGTCAGGGCGGAAAGGTCGATCTCGATCGCGCCTTCTTCCGAGACGTTCGCGACCGCTTGCGCCTCCGAGACGGAGACGAATTCCGCCGAGAGATAATCCGCCGAGGACGCTTCGGAAGCGACGCTCGTTACTTCGTCGTTTGCCGCGCGAAGCTCTTCTTCCGTGACGGAAGAATGCGCCTCGCTTCCTCCCGAAGCGGAATCGATCTGCGTCGCGGGGACGGAGCAAGCCGTCGCAAAAAGGGCGATAAAGGTTAAAATCGCGATAAGAAGAATGCTTGTTTTTTTCATAAAAGGTTCCTCCTTTGTCTTTTTTCGATTTCAGTATGACGGTTGAAACTTAAACGAGACTTAAACGGCGAAAAAAAAATAAAAAAAAAGAATCTTTATTCACGCGGGAACAAAGATTCCTTTTCGAAAACGTAGGGGGAAGCCGTCAGGCGAGGGGAAGGGTCAGGCGAAACAGGATCTCCGAGCCGTCCGATTCGCAAGCCGCTTCGCCGCCGTTTCCTTCCAGCGTGGATTTTACGACGGCAAGTCCGATCCCGTGCCCGCCCGTCTCTTTGCTGCGGGAAACGTCCGGGCGGTAAAAGCGTTCGAACAGTTCGGGGTGATTTCCTTTCGGGAAAGACGCGGCGTTTCTTTCTTCGAGAACGGCGCGGTTTCCTTCTTTCCGTAGGGACAGGCGGATCTCTTCGCCTTCCGCGTATTTTACGGCGTTATCCAAAAGAAGGGCAACGGCGCGGCGGATCATTTCTTCATTCGCGACGACTTTGATCGGCGCGAGGTCGAGGAGGATCTTCTTTTTCGCCACGAGAGCCGCGTTCTCAAAGGTTTTCGCGACCTCTTCCGCGGCGACGTCGAGCTCGAACGGTGCTTTTTCGAAAGCCGCGTCCGCTTCGTCCATCTTGGAGAGATAGACGAGTTCTTTCGTCAGGTTGCCGAGTTTTTGCGCTTGCTCCTTGATGGAATTCAGCCAGACGTTCTCTTCGCCGATCTCCATTTCGAGAAGCTCCGCGTTCGCGCCGATGACGGTCAGCGGCGTTTTCAGCTCGTGACCGGCGTCCGTAATAAAGCGTTTTTGTTTTTGATAGCTTTCTTCGACGGGGGCGAGCGCTTTTTTGGAAAGTAAGAGGATAAACAAGGCGATGACGCCGAGCCCGACCGCCGTTATGATCGCGCTTGAAAGAATGAACGCGCGCGTAGAGGAAATCTCTTTTTCGCAATCGAGGAAGATATAATGCGTTCCGCTTTCCGTTCGTTCTTTTTTGTAGCGGTAGTTTCCGACGAAGCCTTTCGCGCTCTTCGCCTTCTTTACGAAAGCGTCGAGGTCGGATTCGGAAACGAACGCGATACGATCGAGGTTATAAGAGATCACCTTTCCTTCCGCGTCCGTCTCGATCGTAAAATACCGAGCCGC
This region of Clostridia bacterium genomic DNA includes:
- the pyrF gene encoding orotidine-5'-phosphate decarboxylase; translation: MAKDVIIACDFDGAEKTLAFLDLFKGRKPFVKIGMELFYSAGPEIVREIKKRGHKVFLDLKLHDIPNTVKKSMAVLSSLGADICNLHAAGATAMMKAAIEGLTRPDGTRPLLIAVTQLTSTDEETMRRDLLIEKPMEEVVRHYALTAKNAGLDGVVCSPLEAAAVHKSCGETFLTVTPGVRFADGEKGDQKRVMTPAEARKAGSDYIVMGRPITAAADPVAAYERAIKEFSED
- the pyrE gene encoding orotate phosphoribosyltransferase → MSTQVAKALLSVKAVFFRPNEPFIWASGIKSPVYCDNRLTLSAPEIRLIVENGLAETVKREYPEAEILMGTSTAGIAHAAITAHLLGLPMGYVRSGAKDHGRQNRIEGKLEKGQKTVVIEDLISTGGSVIDTVEALREAGADVLGVASIFTYGMQKGLDRLAAANVKNVSLTNFDAIAKVAAEEGYIGESDIARLIAFRNNPSDERWIH
- the pyrB gene encoding aspartate carbamoyltransferase; the protein is MRSLIDICDFSREEINELISVATDIIDRPEKYAEACKGKKIATLFFEPSTRTRLSFEAAMYELGGNVLPVPGEQLSSAAKGESVADTVRVISSYADIIAMRSPKEGAAFVAAESAFVPIINAGDGGHCHPTQTLADLFTIYREKGSFDNLTVGFCGDLKYGRTVHSLITALSRYQNIKIVLISPEELKLPNYVKIGVIEKSGMACEETTDLEGAIPSLDILYMTRIQQERFDDRAEYERLKDAYVLTAEKMKAAKKDACVMHPLPRVNEISVKVDSDPRACYFKQVENGKYIRMALILKLLEEVKKNPVREDLLAGFEVFEGETPCENPRCISRTEQELPRLFKVVDRAANICRCVYCEKRKR
- a CDS encoding carbohydrate-binding domain-containing protein is translated as MKKTSILLIAILTFIALFATACSVPATQIDSASGGSEAHSSVTEEELRAANDEVTSVASEASSADYLSAEFVSVSEAQAVANVSEEGAIEIDLSALTEENAPNGTAFKKSVLTIQTAGTFVLSGTLNGAVEVAKNVEGTVRIVLNGATIKTTDSQTAAAIVFKQSSDLRILTIADGTINEVSDSAGDTAADGDGAAIQAKKCSLTVNGAGTLTVTAIGEDASGIKVKDTLTVLDATLRVTAVKNGIKADNAILMKGANVTVTAGNDAIKTDLEPETEEEAIAYAADQTAGFIYLEHTSLTLTATDDGICANNGLYIANGGDDLITIRTNGGAPTTVTERSSDAADGKAIKVSGIFIEAEDGSETAYPATFDAGYAIVITGGVFSLDSNDDAIHSEGNLLIEGGEIGVSSGDDGLHAERLVKITGGSITVSKSYEGIEGAAVEISGGSVSVTATDDGINAANADLKDVANSILITNGTVTVTCSGDGLDSNGKLLIAGGAVTVFGPENGGNSALDSETGTTISGGTVLTTCRESMDPVGSTQYKVTANVSIAAGETVTLKDGSGKTILSFVARKNCQNLLISTPEMTAGSYTLSYGTASVTLTATTGTSSAMGAPGGSVGDGGRGGMQGQPPRRN
- a CDS encoding HAMP domain-containing histidine kinase, giving the protein MIKKLRKRFITIALAVVASVILVIVAGIDVANALNMRAKADDEIAFIEQRGSAEPFFDPSKGAPSAPNESRQPPKGLPNETAFAARYFTIETDAEGKVISYNLDRIAFVSESDLDAFVKKAKSAKGFVGNYRYKKERTESGTHYIFLDCEKEISSTRAFILSSAIITAVGLGVIALFILLLSKKALAPVEESYQKQKRFITDAGHELKTPLTVIGANAELLEMEIGEENVWLNSIKEQAQKLGNLTKELVYLSKMDEADAAFEKAPFELDVAAEEVAKTFENAALVAKKKILLDLAPIKVVANEEMIRRAVALLLDNAVKYAEGEEIRLSLRKEGNRAVLEERNAASFPKGNHPELFERFYRPDVSRSKETGGHGIGLAVVKSTLEGNGGEAACESDGSEILFRLTLPLA